Proteins from a genomic interval of Amycolatopsis sp. cg13:
- a CDS encoding S8 family serine peptidase: MAATGSLVLAGVTQPAQAAGPAAATADTTPQSVIVVLSDQLPSAPPTKAASDTRRAKATQEQDSVLAKLAGSAPAKVKHFALGNAFSATVTPAQAAQLAHDPAVAQVLPDSKVTLPDAKPSAPAAAPKAGGPAAAQALPNATCPSDPAKPLLEPEALTSIRAYSTTGGKSASDLANGAGVKVAFLADNMDPNYADFIRPDGSHVFSDYQDFSGDGPNTTDAGAEAFGDASSIAAQGVVVHDLSKFVNEKHPLPAGCNIVVKGVAPGASLVGLNVFGKTATNSAVLQAIDYAVTVDHVDVINESLGLNQYPDSSSRNLFQVFNDQAVAAGVTVTASSGDAGTTSTIGSPATDPLVISTGATTDNRLYAQTGYAAFPFSNGKWVSDNISALSSSGITQNGRTIDLVAPGEGNWADCAPAYSECRNFNTVPQPTDLESFGGTSESAPLTAGVAALVIQSYRNAHHGASPSPAQVKQIITSTARDLNLPADEQGAGLLDARAAVEAALTAPGSTGAPAGVSSNITLSADQLTLEGAPGSTQQASVNVTNSGTKPLTVSTGTRTFSPMGTQAQTTAFDSTKLPTFPYFNGTNWAYKKVTFSVPNGAQRLLARMAWQGSPKSVNGQSVTPVVRLTLLAPDGTFVANSRPQGGAATANYANVDVTRPVAGTWTAVLYSASGPAGYTGDIQLATTAQRAVPYGQVSPQILELKPGQTKPVHVSLQTPGSGGDADYSITFGSSDGHQTSVSAVLRALIPTKNGPGTFNGTITGGNARAVSPAQTFSYEFDVPRGKRDLDVAVKLQDPGTLLDGVLVDPNGELADVNSNAYLDSATTLKQGTGLQLVDANPLPGRWHLVLVVQNPVTGKQIDQPFSGTVSFDQVSASAPALPQSASLAAGKAVTVPVTVRNTGVEPIAIGVDARTNTRQTLQPQPIQGSTEVNLPELNTDAPVYSIPPETSKFTVATSSTVPAQAEIQGSAAGIDVLGDLKSAQNGSTVSVATIGEKTGYVTKGVWFADVQEIGPFGPEGAPAGHSSYTASIQTAGFDGSVTSSTGDPYGQSVDPNGTGGTPQLVKPGETATVLVTITPSGNRGDKVAGHLNIVTVPSLPTGVTGLPQVGTGEVLATLPYSYRIG, from the coding sequence ATGGCTGCGACCGGCAGTCTGGTGCTGGCCGGGGTCACCCAGCCGGCGCAGGCTGCCGGACCAGCCGCGGCGACGGCCGACACGACGCCGCAATCGGTGATCGTCGTCCTCTCCGACCAGTTGCCGAGCGCGCCGCCCACCAAGGCGGCCTCGGACACTCGCCGCGCCAAAGCCACCCAAGAACAGGACTCGGTGCTGGCCAAGCTCGCCGGCTCGGCGCCGGCCAAGGTCAAGCACTTCGCTCTGGGCAACGCGTTTTCCGCCACCGTCACGCCCGCGCAGGCCGCACAGCTCGCGCACGACCCGGCGGTCGCGCAGGTGCTTCCGGACAGCAAGGTGACGCTGCCGGACGCCAAGCCGAGCGCACCGGCCGCCGCGCCGAAGGCAGGCGGACCGGCCGCGGCGCAGGCCCTGCCGAACGCGACCTGCCCGAGCGATCCGGCGAAACCGTTGCTGGAGCCCGAAGCGCTGACCTCGATCCGCGCGTACAGCACCACCGGCGGGAAGAGCGCGTCCGACCTGGCCAACGGGGCCGGCGTCAAGGTCGCGTTCCTCGCCGACAACATGGACCCGAACTACGCGGACTTCATCCGTCCCGACGGCAGCCATGTGTTCTCGGACTACCAGGACTTCTCCGGCGACGGTCCGAACACGACCGACGCGGGGGCCGAGGCCTTCGGCGACGCCTCCTCGATCGCCGCGCAGGGCGTCGTGGTGCACGACCTGTCGAAGTTCGTGAACGAGAAGCACCCGCTCCCGGCGGGCTGCAACATCGTCGTCAAGGGCGTCGCGCCGGGCGCGAGCCTGGTCGGCCTGAACGTTTTCGGCAAGACCGCGACGAACTCCGCGGTGCTGCAGGCGATCGACTACGCGGTGACCGTCGATCACGTCGACGTCATCAACGAGTCGCTCGGCCTCAACCAGTACCCGGATTCCAGCTCCCGCAACCTGTTCCAGGTCTTCAACGACCAGGCCGTGGCCGCGGGCGTCACGGTGACCGCTTCCAGCGGCGACGCGGGCACCACGTCCACGATCGGCAGCCCGGCCACCGACCCGCTGGTGATCTCCACCGGCGCGACGACCGACAACCGGCTGTACGCGCAGACCGGCTACGCGGCTTTCCCGTTCTCCAACGGGAAATGGGTGAGCGACAACATCTCCGCGCTGTCGTCGTCCGGCATCACGCAGAACGGCCGCACCATCGACCTCGTCGCGCCCGGCGAGGGCAACTGGGCCGACTGCGCGCCGGCGTACTCGGAATGCCGCAACTTCAACACCGTCCCGCAGCCGACCGACCTCGAATCGTTCGGCGGCACCAGTGAATCCGCCCCGCTGACCGCGGGTGTCGCTGCGCTGGTGATCCAGAGTTACCGCAATGCGCACCACGGCGCGTCGCCGTCGCCCGCGCAGGTGAAGCAGATCATCACCAGCACCGCGCGTGACCTCAACCTCCCCGCCGACGAGCAGGGCGCAGGCCTTCTCGACGCGCGCGCGGCGGTCGAAGCGGCGCTCACCGCTCCGGGCTCGACCGGGGCGCCGGCGGGCGTCTCGTCGAACATCACGCTGTCGGCCGACCAGCTGACGCTGGAAGGCGCGCCGGGCAGCACGCAGCAGGCGTCGGTCAACGTCACCAACTCGGGCACCAAGCCGCTGACGGTCAGCACCGGCACGCGGACGTTCTCCCCGATGGGCACGCAGGCGCAGACCACGGCGTTCGACTCGACGAAGCTGCCGACCTTCCCGTACTTCAACGGCACGAACTGGGCGTACAAGAAGGTCACCTTCTCCGTGCCGAACGGCGCGCAGCGGCTGCTGGCGCGGATGGCGTGGCAGGGCAGTCCGAAGTCGGTCAACGGCCAGTCGGTCACCCCGGTGGTGCGGCTGACCTTGCTCGCGCCGGACGGCACTTTCGTCGCCAACAGCCGTCCGCAGGGCGGGGCCGCGACGGCGAACTACGCCAATGTGGACGTCACGCGCCCGGTCGCGGGCACGTGGACGGCGGTGCTGTACTCGGCGTCCGGACCGGCCGGTTACACCGGTGACATCCAGCTCGCGACCACCGCGCAGCGCGCCGTCCCGTACGGCCAGGTGTCGCCGCAGATCCTGGAGCTCAAGCCGGGCCAGACCAAGCCGGTGCACGTCTCGCTGCAGACTCCGGGCAGCGGCGGCGACGCCGACTACTCGATCACCTTCGGCAGCTCCGACGGCCACCAGACCTCCGTGTCGGCCGTGCTGCGCGCGCTGATCCCGACCAAGAACGGCCCGGGAACCTTCAACGGCACCATCACCGGCGGCAACGCCCGCGCGGTGTCGCCGGCGCAGACCTTCTCCTACGAATTCGACGTGCCGCGCGGCAAGCGGGACCTCGACGTCGCGGTGAAGCTGCAGGATCCGGGCACGCTGCTCGACGGCGTCCTGGTCGACCCGAACGGCGAACTCGCCGACGTGAACAGCAACGCCTACCTCGATTCGGCCACCACGCTGAAGCAGGGCACCGGGTTGCAGCTCGTCGACGCGAACCCGCTGCCCGGCCGCTGGCACCTGGTGCTCGTCGTGCAGAACCCGGTGACGGGCAAGCAGATCGACCAGCCGTTCAGCGGAACCGTGAGCTTCGACCAGGTCTCGGCCAGTGCGCCCGCGCTGCCGCAGTCCGCGTCGCTCGCCGCGGGCAAGGCCGTGACCGTGCCGGTGACGGTGCGCAACACCGGAGTCGAGCCGATCGCCATCGGCGTCGACGCGCGCACGAACACCCGGCAAACGCTGCAGCCGCAGCCGATCCAGGGGTCGACCGAGGTCAACCTGCCGGAACTGAACACGGACGCGCCGGTGTACTCGATTCCGCCGGAGACGAGCAAGTTCACCGTCGCGACGTCCTCGACCGTGCCCGCGCAGGCGGAAATCCAGGGCTCGGCGGCGGGCATCGACGTGCTCGGCGACCTGAAGTCCGCGCAGAACGGGAGCACGGTGTCGGTCGCGACGATCGGCGAGAAGACCGGCTACGTCACCAAGGGCGTCTGGTTCGCCGACGTCCAGGAGATCGGCCCGTTCGGTCCGGAAGGCGCGCCCGCCGGGCATTCGAGCTACACGGCGTCGATCCAGACGGCGGGCTTCGACGGTTCGGTGACGTCGTCGACCGGCGACCCGTACGGCCAGTCGGTGGACCCGAACGGCACCGGCGGCACGCCGCAGCTGGTGAAGCCGGGCGAGACCGCGACCGTGCTGGTGACGATCACGCCGTCGGGCAACCGCGGCGACAAGGTGGCCGGGCACCTGAACATCGTGACCGTGCCTTCGCTGCCGACCGGCGTGACCGGTCTGCCGCAGGTCGGAACCGGTGAGGTGCTGGCGACCCTGCCGTACAGCTACCGCATCGGCTGA
- a CDS encoding antitoxin codes for MSFFDQAKDKIQEFAGNNQDKVGEGIDKAAEFADEKTGGKHGDQIRQGADKLKENFGGGQQGGQEQGGGQPQGGFDQGGQQGQGEQGGFGQGGQQGQGEQGGFGQGGQGGYEQGGQQGGFGQGGQQGFEQGGQQQGFEERGQQGGFGQGDQGGYEQGGQQGEQQWGNQQ; via the coding sequence ATGAGCTTTTTCGACCAGGCCAAGGACAAGATCCAGGAATTCGCGGGCAACAACCAGGACAAGGTCGGCGAGGGCATCGACAAGGCCGCCGAATTCGCCGACGAGAAAACCGGCGGCAAGCACGGCGACCAGATCCGCCAGGGCGCGGACAAGCTGAAGGAAAACTTCGGCGGCGGCCAGCAAGGCGGCCAGGAACAAGGCGGCGGGCAGCCCCAGGGCGGCTTCGACCAGGGCGGTCAGCAGGGTCAGGGCGAGCAAGGCGGATTCGGCCAGGGCGGTCAGCAGGGTCAGGGCGAGCAAGGCGGATTCGGCCAAGGCGGCCAGGGTGGCTACGAACAGGGCGGCCAGCAAGGCGGATTCGGCCAAGGCGGCCAGCAGGGCTTCGAGCAAGGCGGGCAGCAGCAGGGCTTCGAAGAGCGCGGGCAGCAAGGCGGTTTCGGGCAGGGCGACCAGGGCGGCTACGAGCAGGGTGGCCAGCAGGGCGAGCAGCAGTGGGGCAACCAGCAGTAG
- a CDS encoding thioredoxin family protein: MGTRIRMFAAVTAIAAGVLGGAAATPASAAPASYVSLAPQDETVIDVTSANYDQVMEMSKTKPVVLDFYASWCGPCQKMAPYLEKYHAADNGKWIWAKVDLSEQGQNKDIADKYGIEYIPTLIDVASGQEKGSRVVGFDEGSGPDDLRTWLNGL; this comes from the coding sequence ATGGGAACCAGAATCCGGATGTTCGCGGCCGTCACGGCGATCGCGGCGGGAGTCCTCGGCGGCGCCGCGGCGACTCCGGCTAGCGCCGCCCCGGCGTCCTACGTTTCGCTGGCCCCGCAGGACGAGACCGTCATCGACGTCACCTCGGCCAACTACGACCAGGTGATGGAGATGTCCAAGACCAAGCCGGTGGTGCTGGACTTCTACGCCAGCTGGTGCGGTCCCTGTCAGAAGATGGCTCCCTACCTGGAGAAATACCACGCCGCCGACAACGGCAAGTGGATCTGGGCGAAGGTGGACCTGAGCGAGCAGGGCCAGAACAAGGACATCGCCGACAAGTACGGCATCGAGTACATCCCGACGCTGATCGACGTCGCCAGCGGTCAGGAGAAGGGCAGCCGGGTGGTCGGCTTCGACGAGGGCAGCGGCCCCGACGACCTGCGCACCTGGCTGAACGGTCTCTGA
- a CDS encoding ornithine cyclodeaminase family protein, with protein sequence MRLLLDARPTVQQAVTAVRAALAAGLDPDQDPPRSVVPVPTGQFLLMPAFWDRYAGVKVASVAPDNPARGLPRIQGHYLLMDGPTLTPMALLDGVALTSVRTAAVSAVAADLLAVPDVERLVVFGTGPQAESHIEALRAVRPVREVVVVGRNPERTQAFAEQYPFARVGTPDDVASADLVVCCTSSRTPVFDGAKVPEHATVVAVGSHEPEAREVDDVLIGRSTVVVEGIGAATREAGDVVLALESGALATDDLVSLAALAQGHVVPSGPRLFKSVGMAWEDLVVAAAAYEAAE encoded by the coding sequence GTGCGATTGCTCCTCGATGCCCGACCGACTGTCCAGCAAGCCGTCACTGCGGTGCGTGCTGCGCTCGCCGCAGGCCTCGACCCTGATCAGGACCCGCCGCGGTCCGTCGTTCCCGTGCCCACCGGGCAGTTCCTGCTCATGCCCGCGTTCTGGGACCGCTACGCCGGGGTCAAGGTCGCGTCCGTCGCGCCGGACAACCCGGCGCGGGGCCTGCCGCGGATCCAAGGCCACTACCTGCTGATGGACGGCCCGACGCTCACGCCGATGGCGCTCCTGGACGGCGTCGCGCTCACCTCGGTGCGCACGGCGGCCGTCTCCGCGGTGGCGGCGGACCTGCTGGCCGTGCCGGACGTGGAACGCTTGGTGGTGTTCGGCACCGGTCCGCAGGCGGAAAGCCACATCGAAGCTCTCCGGGCCGTCCGGCCGGTGCGGGAGGTCGTGGTTGTCGGGCGGAATCCCGAGCGGACGCAAGCGTTTGCCGAGCAGTATCCGTTCGCGCGGGTCGGGACGCCGGACGACGTGGCCTCGGCTGATCTGGTCGTGTGCTGCACCTCGTCGCGGACCCCGGTCTTCGACGGCGCGAAGGTCCCTGAACACGCCACCGTGGTCGCCGTCGGTTCGCATGAACCGGAAGCGCGGGAAGTCGACGATGTCCTGATTGGACGGTCCACAGTGGTCGTCGAAGGAATCGGCGCGGCTACCCGCGAGGCCGGGGATGTGGTGCTGGCACTGGAATCCGGTGCCCTCGCGACGGATGACCTTGTCTCGCTCGCGGCGCTGGCTCAGGGGCATGTGGTGCCTTCGGGGCCGCGACTGTTCAAGAGCGTCGGGATGGCTTGGGAGGATCTGGTGGTCGCCGCGGCCGCCTATGAAGCCGCCGAGTGA
- a CDS encoding LysR family transcriptional regulator codes for MELELKHLRHLQAIAKAGSLNRAATELVLPQPALSRELRRIEELLGRALFERARAGVRPTPFGQLILDYADGILARTARIGPALAQHRAQRDGALRVGWSETVLSGPLLRALETTGLGDRAEIRTAESTAEMLGWFGRGELDLAVLSEQCEVPLPANTGRIDLAEDPLLMMLPDWHPLAARREVDLAELEHERWISSTGPDRCREFLARVCGPYGFAPVIAHYVPVSGPRDEIVRYQGDVTLVQASRPLAPGVVHRPVPGLRSRTRHFLLYREDSPIAGRAVLLAGLILDAYHDERGGFDGPRAIPGELPWLTARTS; via the coding sequence GTGGAGTTGGAACTCAAGCATTTGCGCCACCTCCAGGCGATCGCCAAAGCGGGCAGCCTCAACCGCGCGGCCACCGAACTGGTGCTGCCGCAGCCCGCCCTCAGCCGCGAACTGCGCAGGATCGAGGAACTGCTCGGCCGGGCGCTGTTCGAACGCGCCCGCGCGGGGGTGCGGCCCACGCCGTTCGGGCAGCTGATCCTCGACTACGCGGACGGGATCCTCGCGCGCACCGCCCGGATCGGGCCCGCTCTCGCGCAGCACCGCGCCCAGCGCGACGGCGCGTTGCGGGTCGGCTGGTCGGAAACCGTGCTGTCCGGCCCGTTGCTCCGCGCGCTGGAGACGACCGGGCTCGGCGACCGGGCGGAGATCCGGACCGCCGAGTCGACCGCGGAGATGCTCGGCTGGTTCGGCCGCGGGGAACTCGACTTGGCCGTGCTGTCCGAACAGTGCGAGGTGCCGCTTCCGGCGAACACCGGCCGGATCGACCTCGCCGAGGACCCGTTGCTGATGATGCTCCCGGACTGGCATCCGCTCGCCGCCCGCCGCGAGGTGGACCTGGCCGAGTTGGAACACGAGCGGTGGATCTCCTCGACCGGGCCGGACCGCTGCCGCGAGTTCCTGGCCCGGGTGTGCGGCCCGTACGGGTTCGCGCCGGTGATCGCGCACTACGTGCCGGTCTCCGGCCCGCGCGACGAGATCGTCCGCTACCAGGGCGACGTCACGCTCGTCCAGGCCTCGCGCCCGCTCGCTCCCGGCGTGGTGCACCGGCCGGTCCCCGGGCTGCGGTCGCGCACCCGCCATTTCCTGCTGTACCGGGAGGACAGTCCCATCGCCGGGCGGGCGGTCCTGCTGGCCGGGTTGATCCTCGACGCCTATCACGACGAACGGGGCGGCTTCGACGGTCCGCGCGCGATTCCGGGGGAACTGCCGTGGCTGACCGCCCGGACCAGCTGA
- a CDS encoding MFS transporter: MTTTADRAPLPGTPETTARPAWFPAAAAVFAAGWGGNQFTPLLVMYHAAGYSAFTVDALLGAYVVGLVPGLLLSGGLSNRYGRRPVMFAGTVVSLVASVLLALGPLGVAWIAGGRFLSGIAVAVAMAVGSTWIKELADADPYTAADTGTRRAALCLTLGLGIGPGVAGVLAQWGPWPMVLPYLVHIGLALVSLAAVTRSPETLTVRTDSVRAALPATARHPRFRRVILPAAPWIFGSCGVAYAILPQLVQHQTGSWALAYSTLLTVCAIGAGVGIQPIAKRVDRATSARAVLTGMTVLCVGLILSVFAAAQESPWIALGAAVVLGTAYGIVVVSGLLELQRLARPDEIAELTGVYYALAYIGFLLPSLLAALNGVAGYPVLLACVALVAIAGTLVVSRHSRRHLPQD, encoded by the coding sequence ATGACCACAACCGCTGACCGCGCTCCCCTGCCCGGAACGCCCGAAACGACCGCTCGCCCGGCCTGGTTCCCGGCCGCCGCCGCGGTGTTCGCGGCCGGATGGGGCGGCAACCAGTTCACGCCGCTGCTCGTGATGTACCACGCCGCGGGCTACTCCGCGTTCACCGTCGACGCCCTGCTCGGCGCGTACGTCGTCGGCCTCGTGCCGGGACTCCTGTTGTCCGGCGGACTGTCCAATCGGTACGGTCGCCGCCCGGTGATGTTCGCTGGCACCGTGGTGTCGCTGGTGGCAAGCGTGCTGCTGGCGCTCGGACCGCTCGGCGTCGCGTGGATCGCCGGCGGTCGGTTCCTCTCCGGCATCGCGGTCGCGGTCGCGATGGCCGTGGGCTCCACCTGGATCAAGGAACTCGCCGACGCCGACCCGTACACGGCGGCCGATACCGGAACTCGCCGCGCCGCGCTGTGCCTCACTCTCGGGCTCGGCATCGGCCCGGGCGTCGCCGGAGTGCTCGCGCAGTGGGGGCCGTGGCCGATGGTCCTCCCCTATCTGGTCCACATCGGACTCGCGCTGGTCTCGCTGGCCGCCGTCACGCGCAGTCCGGAAACGCTTACTGTCCGGACTGATTCGGTGCGCGCCGCGTTGCCCGCCACCGCTCGGCATCCGCGGTTCCGCCGCGTGATCCTGCCTGCGGCACCGTGGATTTTCGGCTCCTGCGGCGTGGCGTACGCGATCCTGCCGCAGCTCGTCCAGCATCAGACCGGGTCGTGGGCGCTGGCCTACTCCACTTTGCTGACCGTGTGCGCGATCGGCGCGGGCGTCGGGATTCAGCCGATCGCCAAGCGGGTCGACCGCGCCACCAGCGCGCGGGCCGTGCTCACCGGAATGACGGTGCTGTGCGTCGGACTCATCCTGAGCGTCTTCGCGGCGGCGCAGGAATCGCCGTGGATCGCGCTCGGCGCGGCAGTGGTGCTGGGCACCGCTTATGGCATCGTCGTGGTGTCCGGACTGCTGGAATTGCAACGCCTCGCCCGGCCGGACGAAATCGCGGAACTGACCGGGGTGTACTACGCGCTGGCGTACATCGGATTCCTCCTGCCGTCACTTTTAGCGGCCCTGAACGGAGTAGCGGGCTACCCGGTGCTGCTGGCCTGCGTGGCACTGGTCGCGATCGCGGGAACCCTTGTGGTGTCCCGACACTCGCGCCGGCACCTGCCGCAGGACTGA
- a CDS encoding rhodanese-like domain-containing protein: MLPLIGREELKTAMDEGTVIVVDTMPPDYYAREHLPGARNIPGFPYEQAARFTDEHAPRVVPDKTAAIVVYCANTPCRNSEFVGARLLELGYADVRKYREGIEDWVEAGHPTETGPAPEAPARPAPVPVNHPE, translated from the coding sequence ATGCTGCCGCTGATCGGCCGCGAAGAGCTGAAAACCGCGATGGACGAGGGCACGGTGATCGTCGTCGACACCATGCCGCCGGACTACTACGCCCGCGAACACCTTCCCGGCGCCCGCAACATCCCGGGCTTTCCCTACGAGCAGGCCGCGCGGTTCACCGACGAGCACGCGCCGAGGGTGGTCCCGGACAAGACCGCGGCGATCGTCGTCTACTGCGCCAACACCCCTTGCCGCAACAGCGAATTCGTCGGGGCCCGGCTGCTGGAACTCGGGTACGCCGACGTCCGCAAGTACCGCGAAGGAATCGAAGACTGGGTCGAAGCCGGCCATCCCACCGAAACCGGCCCCGCCCCCGAAGCCCCGGCGCGCCCGGCGCCGGTGCCGGTCAACCACCCCGAATAG
- a CDS encoding tRNA-dependent cyclodipeptide synthase, protein MFDATPLSSGCARLYPDVRHACVGVSPFNGYFTADRLTRLAAWTAEHFAEYCFFVPDEVTAYTLEALGYPPARAKQKAHRQSCHVHNKIAAALRALDVPEPESRIFGMARLRELPTYRRLLASAENRFETDTAFRSACYGASTWVLQGRTGNVPDERALRLAVRYFLAELPLFAGSGLITGNPRSMFVYHQRVPFLEKFFDREFAFRPEPGQGFLVVAEAALEATGR, encoded by the coding sequence ATGTTCGACGCGACTCCGCTGTCTTCCGGCTGCGCCCGCCTGTATCCGGACGTCCGGCACGCCTGTGTCGGGGTGAGCCCGTTCAACGGCTATTTCACCGCCGACCGGCTGACCCGGCTCGCCGCGTGGACGGCGGAGCACTTCGCCGAGTACTGCTTTTTCGTCCCGGACGAGGTCACCGCCTACACGCTCGAAGCGCTCGGATACCCGCCGGCCAGGGCGAAACAAAAAGCGCACCGGCAGTCCTGCCACGTGCACAACAAGATCGCCGCCGCGCTGCGCGCGCTGGACGTGCCCGAACCGGAGAGCCGGATCTTCGGCATGGCCCGGCTGCGCGAACTGCCGACCTATCGGCGGTTGCTGGCATCGGCGGAAAACCGCTTCGAAACCGACACCGCATTCCGTTCCGCCTGCTACGGCGCTTCCACGTGGGTGCTGCAGGGCCGGACCGGAAACGTGCCGGACGAGCGCGCGCTGCGGCTCGCGGTGCGCTACTTCCTCGCCGAACTCCCGTTGTTCGCCGGTTCCGGGCTGATCACCGGAAATCCGCGGTCGATGTTCGTCTACCACCAGCGGGTGCCGTTTCTCGAGAAGTTCTTCGACCGGGAATTCGCGTTCCGGCCCGAGCCGGGCCAGGGTTTCCTGGTCGTCGCCGAAGCCGCGCTGGAAGCGACCGGACGATGA
- a CDS encoding LysR substrate-binding domain-containing protein → MADRPDQLIRTGADLELRQLKLLVAVAEAGSVAAAATALGTTPAKLALRIRRLERMVGAALLAAEPDGKLFTETGELLLEHASAVVPQFDRMLTAARAGLERPAAQIRIGSVLTPVLPRLIREVGLRNPGAGLAIQAGESAAELAEALLRGELDLGLLRQDVVRERALEWVSVATEPLVVGIPSGHPLGVPDSLTPAALSGQRCVLLDQSLQPRTRALLAAFADAGADPLLCYANSEWAVLCFGYGAGILTVTAPPTRPMPDTAYRPLHCAATNSTLVLAWTDGPLAGCIPRVRAEMTRAHAECLRTLLTT, encoded by the coding sequence GTGGCTGACCGCCCGGACCAGCTGATCCGCACCGGTGCGGACCTCGAGCTGCGGCAGCTGAAGCTGCTGGTCGCAGTCGCCGAGGCAGGCAGCGTCGCCGCTGCCGCGACCGCGCTCGGAACCACCCCGGCCAAACTCGCGCTGCGGATCCGGCGGCTGGAACGGATGGTCGGCGCCGCGCTGCTGGCCGCGGAACCGGACGGGAAGCTGTTCACCGAAACCGGCGAGCTCCTGCTCGAACACGCCTCGGCGGTGGTGCCGCAATTCGACCGGATGCTGACCGCCGCCCGCGCCGGCCTGGAGCGCCCCGCCGCGCAGATCCGGATCGGTTCGGTGCTGACTCCCGTGCTGCCGCGGCTGATTCGCGAGGTGGGCCTGCGCAATCCTGGTGCCGGATTGGCGATCCAGGCCGGGGAATCAGCCGCGGAACTGGCCGAAGCGCTGCTTCGCGGCGAACTAGACCTCGGCCTGCTGCGTCAGGACGTCGTGCGGGAACGCGCGCTCGAATGGGTCTCGGTAGCCACGGAACCGCTGGTGGTCGGGATTCCTTCCGGGCATCCGCTCGGCGTTCCGGACTCGCTCACCCCGGCCGCGCTGTCCGGGCAGCGCTGCGTTCTTCTCGACCAGTCACTGCAGCCCCGGACGCGTGCATTGCTCGCGGCCTTCGCCGACGCCGGTGCCGATCCGCTGCTGTGCTACGCCAACAGCGAATGGGCGGTGCTGTGTTTCGGTTACGGTGCAGGAATCCTGACCGTGACGGCTCCGCCGACGAGACCGATGCCAGACACCGCTTACCGGCCGTTGCATTGCGCGGCAACGAATTCGACCCTGGTGCTCGCCTGGACGGACGGTCCGCTCGCCGGTTGCATCCCGCGCGTCCGGGCGGAGATGACGCGCGCGCACGCCGAATGCCTCCGCACGCTCCTGACCACGTGA
- a CDS encoding class I SAM-dependent methyltransferase, protein MSEELTTAELFDAIGARYEEAFGRRPVVDAAVRELLAVLPPSARVLDIGSGTGRPAAAELAAAGHRVTGIDVSAEMVRIAREQVPSAEFVQADVREWESEPGTWDAVCAFFSFVQLPRAETERVLGRIAGWLAPGGRFALVTVPADLEDVPIDFLGHRIRVTSFPVDALVDRVRAAGLEVTGTREESFAPDKPGAPPEEHVLISARKPA, encoded by the coding sequence ATGTCCGAAGAACTGACCACCGCGGAGCTGTTCGACGCGATCGGAGCCAGGTACGAGGAGGCGTTCGGGCGCCGGCCGGTGGTGGACGCGGCGGTCCGGGAACTGCTCGCGGTGCTGCCGCCGTCCGCGCGGGTGCTCGACATCGGCAGCGGGACCGGTCGTCCGGCCGCGGCTGAACTGGCCGCGGCAGGCCACCGGGTGACCGGGATCGACGTGTCGGCGGAGATGGTGCGGATCGCGCGCGAGCAGGTGCCTTCGGCGGAGTTCGTCCAGGCCGACGTGCGGGAATGGGAATCGGAACCCGGGACGTGGGACGCGGTGTGCGCGTTCTTCTCGTTCGTGCAGCTGCCCCGCGCCGAGACGGAGCGGGTCCTCGGCCGCATCGCCGGATGGCTGGCGCCAGGCGGACGATTCGCGCTGGTCACGGTGCCCGCCGACCTCGAGGACGTGCCCATCGACTTCCTCGGCCACAGGATCCGCGTGACGAGTTTTCCGGTGGACGCGCTCGTCGACCGGGTGCGCGCGGCCGGACTGGAGGTCACCGGGACGCGGGAAGAGTCTTTCGCGCCGGACAAACCGGGAGCGCCGCCGGAGGAACACGTGCTGATCTCGGCCCGCAAACCCGCCTGA
- a CDS encoding GntR family transcriptional regulator — translation MNALKPAADRAYELTKELVLTGELPGGHLFSEGEIAERLGVSRTPVREAFLRLQVEGLLNLIPKRGAIVVPITPGEAEDVLEAREAVESAAVHRLGRRPELIPDALEQLRAVLETQRQHAEAGDVPAFAEADELFHRTIVAAGGNALLLTFYTTLADRQRRMNVHALAPIPARLPQVVGEHEQLLNIIAEAETKADTFAPALRAHLDSVHKR, via the coding sequence GTGAACGCTCTGAAACCCGCCGCCGACCGCGCCTACGAGCTGACCAAGGAACTGGTGCTCACCGGCGAACTGCCCGGCGGGCACCTGTTCAGCGAGGGCGAGATCGCCGAACGCCTCGGGGTCAGCCGGACTCCGGTGCGCGAAGCGTTCCTGCGGCTGCAGGTGGAAGGACTGCTCAATCTGATCCCGAAGCGCGGCGCGATCGTCGTGCCGATCACGCCTGGCGAGGCCGAGGACGTACTCGAAGCCCGCGAGGCCGTCGAGAGTGCGGCGGTACACCGGCTGGGCCGACGTCCGGAGCTGATCCCGGACGCGCTCGAGCAGCTGCGCGCGGTGCTGGAAACCCAGCGCCAGCACGCGGAAGCGGGTGACGTGCCCGCGTTCGCCGAGGCCGACGAGCTGTTCCACCGCACTATCGTCGCGGCAGGCGGCAACGCTCTGCTGCTCACCTTCTACACCACCCTCGCCGACCGGCAGCGCCGGATGAACGTCCACGCGCTCGCGCCGATCCCGGCCCGCCTGCCGCAGGTCGTCGGCGAGCACGAACAGCTCCTGAACATCATCGCGGAGGCCGAGACGAAGGCCGACACCTTCGCCCCCGCCCTGCGAGCACACCTGGATTCGGTGCACAAACGATGA